A window from Drosophila kikkawai strain 14028-0561.14 chromosome 2L, DkikHiC1v2, whole genome shotgun sequence encodes these proteins:
- the LOC108076957 gene encoding uncharacterized protein: MYNLIEYIKHKSVNSVGTSTVKLNANAQEFVPQLKKREAIYGADFDFKTMKPEIVPFDERMPKCKLTLPWKGFPRKPDKAPGSTQIVLLNDVDYMIVPRAKNVKRSKDDAPLAGKENPPVSKVEKLPKENVPVTSTTARLLDMEEKRREKERKVAVEALKLVEQRRMRGALLPTAQNFENPEAPAPIVHLSRSPIRYNPEERIKVDRLRAAKKERIERVLKEMHNEKVQLENFKKWQLNKVHLDAGVSTTENKSVVAATRRYIPTAKEWDEQCRAKHLAIPKLNAVKIRSTEVEKREDPKTTDIPRYRPPSQLLMGEKRKGNFAHSLPIKNWTYRRLPQTLPPLKNRMGKVVQRYSIEQLLLLEPQPEDLGKPDLDQGLGRLNIIRE; the protein is encoded by the exons ATGTATAATTTAATAGAGT ATATAAAGCACAAGAGTGTAAATTCAGTCGGTACCAGTACAGTGAAGCTTAATGCCAATGCCCAGGAGTTTGTGCCACAACTGAAGAAGAGGGAAGCGATATATGGAGCTGACTTCGATTTTAAGACAATGAAACCAGAAATTGTGCCCTTCGATGAGCGTATGCCAAAATGTAAACTGACATTGCCATGGAAAGGGTTTCCCAGGAAGCCGGATAAGG CCCCTGGCAGCACCCAGATTGTGTTACTAAATGATGTGGACTATATGATTGTGCCTCGCGCCAAGAATGTAAAGAGGTCCAAGGACGATGCCCCTCTGGCTGGCAAGGAAAATCCCCCGGTATccaaagtggaaaagcttCCCAAGGAAAATGTTCCTGTTACTTCAACGACCGCAAGGCTTTTGGATATGGAGGAGAAGCGACGCGAGAAGGAAAGAAAGGTGGCAGTGGAGGCCTTAAAGTTGGTGGAACAAAGGCGCATGCGTGGTGCCTTGCTTCCAACCGCTCAGAACTTTGAAAATCCCGAGGCCCCGGCGCCGATAGTGCATCTGTCACGATCTCCAATCCGATATAATCCAGAGGAGAGGATCAAAGTGGACCGCTTGAGAGCCGCCAAGAAGGAGAGAATCGAGAGGGTCCTCAAAGAGATGCACAACGAGAAGGTGCAGCTGGAGAACTTCAAAAAATGGCAGCTGAACAAGGTTCACCTTGACGCCGGTGTATCCACCACAGAAAATAAATCTGTGGTGGCTGCCACCAGGCGATATATCCCTACCGCCAAGGAATGGGACGAGCAGTGTCGGGCCAAGCACCTGGCCATCCCCAAATTGAATGCGGTCAAAATCAGGTCAACTGAAGTTGAGAAACGAGAGGACCCCAAGACCACCGATATTCCTCGCTATCGTCCCCCGTCCCAGCTCCTTATGGGGGAGAAGCGCAAGGGAAATTTCGCCCACTCGCTACCCATTAAAAACTGGACATATCGCCGGCTGCCACAAACTTTGCCGCCATTAAAGAATCGTATGGGAAAAGTCGTTCAGCGCTATAGCATCGAGCAGCTGCTGCTATTGGAACCGCAGCCCGAGGATCTTGGAAAGCCCGATCTCGATCAGGGACTCGGGCGTTTGAACATAATACGCGAATAG